The following coding sequences lie in one Lolium perenne isolate Kyuss_39 chromosome 2, Kyuss_2.0, whole genome shotgun sequence genomic window:
- the LOC127334168 gene encoding photosynthetic NDH subunit of lumenal location 3, chloroplastic: MATTYLSSLQAAATITAGGASPRPRSRVVTCHATDSSGRRSACLGLGLAAAGMLRTAPARAADTDEDPEPANNGWWLTEFPLPVPKIRNKEINNGETGTRSFIKNGIYIADIGPSFAAHAYRLRSSAFDLLALEDLLGKEASNYVNKYLRLKATFIYYDFDKLITAADADAKPPLLDLANRLFDSFERLQAAVTTKDDADIGSRYADTKLILQEVMTRMA; encoded by the exons ATGGCCACCACCTACCTCTCAAGCCTCCAGGCCGCCGCCACCATCACTGCCGGCGGTGCTTCACCAAGGCCAAGATCAAGAGTGGTGACATGCCACGCCACCGATTCGTCGGGCAGGCGATCAGCCTGCCTGGGCCttggcctcgccgccgccggcatgCTCCGCACTGCGCCCGCCCGCGCCGCGGACACCGACGAGGACCCGGAGCCGGCCAACAACGGCTGGTGGCTCACCGAGTTCCCCTTGCCGGTGCCCAAGATCCGAAACA AGGAGATCAACAACGGCGAGACGGGCACACGATCCTTCATAAAGAACGGCATCTACATTGCGGACATCGGGCCGAGCTTCGCGGCGCACGCGTACCGGCTGCGCAGCTCCGCCTTCGACCTCCTGGCACTGGAGGACCTGCTCGGCAAGGAGGCCTCTAACTACGTCAACAAGTACCTCCGGCTCAAGGCCACCTTCATATATTACGACTTCGACAAGCTCATCACGGCCGCCGACGCTGATGCCAAGCCACCGCTCCTGGACCTCGCCAACCGCCTCTTCGACAGCTTCGAGAGGCTTCAGGCAGCAGTCACCACCAAGGATGATGCAGACATAGGATCCCGCTATGCTGACACGAAGCTCATCCTCCAGGAGGTTATGACGAGAATGGCCTAG
- the LOC127334167 gene encoding kinesin-like protein KIN-14N: protein MATRERAARLGTPRLLKENDAQYGKRQRTAGGSARPPLQNAPAPPPAPAEAPIEFAGRDDVDALLNEKMKGKNKMDYKGKSEQMIEYIKKLRACIKWLLDREDANLAEIGKLTGLIDAAEKHHTEAVAQLESKIQESVAIKEELQRQYASLEDNLKKVEAEKMDLIRSYGDEKEARVAAESSRNEISEELNRVKLDQKRLNDQIKMLQDTNKRLQEYNTSLQQYNCNLQADATKNAETIAKLQKEKNTMVETMNGLKDHANSVKLQLDLAKSSQSEALRQKNDLLKEVDTLRCELQQVREDRDHKAAEISSLLSDLSAHKELTGKTSMEIENILTRCGALEETCSTQSERIRTLEIQLASANEKLKRSDLTTMETMTEYENQKRILEDLQLRLTEAEQKIVDGENLRKKLHNTILELKGNIRVFCRVRPLLSNESGAVSYPKTGENLGRGVELLHNTQAYSFAFDKVFDHSASQEDVFTEISQLVQSALDGYKVCIFAYGQTGSGKTHTMMGNPEIHDLKGLIPRSLEQIFQTSQCLISQGWKYKMQASMLEIYNETIRDLLATNRTSVQDGAASKYNIKHDANGNTQVSELTVVDVRSINEVSSLLKRAAQSRSVGKTQMNEESSRSHCVFTLRIFGVNEGTDQQVQGVLNLIDLAGSERLNKSGATGDRLKETQAINKSLSCLADVIFSIAKKDEHIPFRNSKLTYLLQPCLGGDSKTLMFVNLSPEASSTSESICSLRFAARVNSCEIGIPRRQTQVRSLSQG, encoded by the exons ATGGCCACGCGCGAGCGCGCCGCCCGCCTCGGCACGCCCCGCCTCCTCAAGGAGAACGACGCCCAGTACGGCAAGCGACAGCGCACGGCGGGGGGCTCCGCCCGCCCGCCGCTCCAGAACgcacccgcgccgccgccggcccccGCCGAGGCCCCCATCGAGTTCGCAGGCAGGGACGACGTCGACGCCCTACTCAACGAGAAGATGAAGGGCAAGAACAAGATGGACTACAAG GGCAAGAGCGAGCAGATGATCGAGTACATCAAGAAGCTGCGAGCTTGCATCAAGTGGCTACTCGACAGGGAGGATGCCAACCTCGCCGAAATCGGGAAGCTCACCGGCCTAATCGATGCCGCAGAGAAGCATCATACTGAAGCAG TGGCTCAGCTGGAAAGCAAAATCCAAGAATCGGTGGCCATAAAGGAGGAGCTTCAGAGACAGTATGCCTCTCTAGAAGACAACCTTAAGAAGGTGGAAGCTGAGAAAATG GATTTGATTCGGTCCTATGGAGATGAAAAGGAGGCTAGGGTTGCTGCAGAGTCATCAAGAAATGAGATCTCGGAAGAACTTAACAGAGTTAAGTTGGATCAGAAGCGTCTAAATGATCAG ATCAAGATGCTCCAAGATACAAACAAGAGGCTTCAGGAATACAACACTAGCTTGCAGCAATATAATTGCAACCTCCAAGCAGATGCAACAAAGAATGCTGAGACGATAGCAAAGCTGCAAAAGGAGAAGAATACTATGGTTGAAACAATGAATGGTCTCAAGGATCACGCTAACTCTGTAAAACTGCAGCTGGATTTAGCAAAG TCCTCACAGAGTGAAGCTTTAAGGCAAAAGAATGATCTATTGAAGGAGGTTGATACTCTTAGATGTGAACTGCAGCAAGTAAGAGAGGACCGTGATCATAAAGCAGCTGAAATAAGTTCATTGTTGAGTGACTTGAGTGCACACAAGGAACTAACAGGAAAGACGTCAATGGAAATTGAGAATATCCTGACTAGATGCGGAGCCCTTGAG GAAACTTGTTCAACTCAAAGTGAAAGGATAAGAACACTGGAAATTCAGCTCGCATCGGCTAATGAAAAGCTGAAG CGATCTGATTTGACAACAATGGAGACTATGACCGAGTATGAGAACCAAAAGAGAATTTTGGAGGACCTGCAACTACGTCTTACGGAAGCTGAGCAAAAAATTGTGGATGGAGAGAATTTGCGCAAAAAGCTACATAACACTATACTT GAACTTAAAGGAAATATCCGCGTCTTCTGCCGAGTACGACCTTTATTGTCAAATGAGTCAGGAGCTGTTTCTTATCCAAAGACTGGAGAAAATCTAGGCCGTGGTGTCGAATTGCTGCATAACA CACAAGCATATTCATTTGCGTTTGATAAAGTGTTTGACCATTCGGCATCCCAAGAAGACGTATTCACTGAAATTTCTCAATTGGTTCAAAGTGCTCTTGATGGCTATAAG GTATGTATATTTGCTTATGGCCAAACAGGATCTGGAAAGACACACACAATGATGGGCAATCCCGAGATCCATGATCTGAAAGGGTTAATACCTAGATCGCTCGAACAAATTTTTCAAACAAGTCAATGTCTTATTTCGCAAGGTTGGAAATATAAGATGCAG GCTTCCATGTTGGAAATCTATAATGAGACTATACGTGACTTGTTAGCGACCAATCGCACATCTGTTCAAGATGGTGCTGCTTCAAAGTATAATATCAAACATGATGCCAATGGTAATACACAAGTGTCTGAGCTCACAGTTGTTGATGTACGGAGTATcaacgaagtttcttctttgctcaAACGGGCTGCCCAAAGCAG GTCTGTTGGAAAAACACAGATGAATGAGGAATCATCCAGAAGTCACTGTGTCTTTACACTTCGAATATTTGGTGTAAATGAG GGAACTGATCAACAAGTGCAAGGTGTTCTCAATCTAATTGATCTTGCCGGCAGTGAGCGGCTTAATAAAAGTGGTGCCACTGGGGATAGACTCAAGGAGACTCAG GCTATTAACAAGAGCTTGTCGTGCCTGGCTGATGTTATCTTCTCCATTGCTAAGAAGGATGAACACATTCCATTTAGAAACTCCAAATTAACGTATCTACTTCAG CCATGCTTGGGTGGAGACTCAAAGACACTAATGTTTGTGAATCTGTCCCCGGAAGCATCTTCCACGAGCGAGTCCATTTGCTCGCTTCGTTTTGCTGCCAGGGTAAACTCGTGCGAGATTGGCATCCCTCGCCGTCAGACCCAAGTGCGCAGCTTGTCACAAGGATAA